TCACTACTGCATCAGAGAAGACGTGAAAAATGTTGAGCACAATCCATAACGGCCGGCTTTCTAGATCAGCTTGTTTTGACAAACCTAAGACCTTAAAGTAAAGCTCTGGAGATAAATGAGGGCTGCCAACTGTGACACAATGTTTCTTAAACACCTTTAAATGAACTTCCCCCCGGCTTTTCACTGGTGATAAACAGtcgaggagagagaaagaggggagagGAAGAAGGAGGGAAAGCGAGAGGTTGGGTGAACAAATGCCTTGCTCTCTGTCaagcttttacttttttactctatttatttattcatttctattctttgtcttttgttgtcTGTTGCGTGCTTTACATGactgaatgtttatttatttgattgagTGCTCTGCTAAGCCTGAGATTTGTATGTCCTTAAAATATTTGCTTCAAGGGTGGTcgagataaacaaaacaactggcgCCTTCGAACATGCTAAAATTTCTATTTCTCACCTCCGCCCTCTGCTCTTACTGTTCGGAGAGGTGAATTACTCCGTGTCAAGCCTCATATTCTGGAATGAAGCTAGgctttaaatgattaaatacacACCGTGTGAGATgtcaaaacaaaagcaaacttAGCTTGATAAAAattccaaagaaacaaacatttctAATCTTCTCTTGCCTTACAAACTTCAACTCAAAATGATGCTCAGTTTATTACTGTGTGAACAAATTGCTCAAATTCCATGTGGGGCTTTTAAACATGCTTTAGGCATGTTTGGCCAAAATGTGACTCAGTTGGGATTTGGATACGCACACGGCACGCATAAACTCACGCTAGCAGGAATAGCGGGTGGATGGAGTCAGAGTCTAATTTGTCTTGCTTGAAGATGCTCGAGTCCTGAGGCATTGCGTAAGCTGACCTTTTCCGTGAGGCTCTACGGAAGCTGCGAGCAAACCGCACTTCCGCAAGCGAATGGAAAATGTTAGTCATCTGAAATGATGTGTATCAATGTTCATGAAgcagcaacaaaaataaaatgatttcgtAGAAAACCTTGGCAACAGCGCTTAACGGTACAAGCCTTTATTTTCACTACATCACCATGCCACCTAGTTAGTTGTTTTCTTCGATCAATTCCATATCAATGCAATTAACTAGCTAAAAAGCACTGCATGTCTTAAGGCATTATGTTAACAACCACTTTTTAGCCTAGTGAATGAGATTTTTGGGCACCCAGCCCACATGACTGGGCAGAACATTGGAGTTTTCACTTGCCTGTTGGgctaataaatgtaatataaaaataaatttccactattgcattttattatgttCTAAACAGAATTCATAATATGAGAATTATCTAGCATGCTGACATGATTAAAAAGTGGTAGATAATGTCATGTAATAACCTATGGTGAGCtagttgtgtattgtgtattaattCAACCTGGTGTTTGAACTCAACTTCCAATCAGGATTGATGTGTGTAGTGCAACAAGTGGTGGGACTCGGAAAAAGCATCTCATGCTATAATTACAACACTGAGGTGAAGCCATATTCAGCATAACTACATACCAAATGAAGAAGcagcatttatttctatatcttGTTGATGAACCTAAAATTAAAAAACGAATGGCCCAGACACTAAATTTGCTTAGGCTCGGTGCCCGAAGCTAGCGCTTTGTCCATGGCTACACAGATTCTATACAGGTCAAATAAAACTTCTTCACAGcgaacacacataaaaacacctCCTTCTGAATTCTACTGTTTGACAATGTGGGAATTTGTGCAAATTATGAAACTGAAGTATCAAATGACACCAGATTAGAAGAACATCCAGTTTCTCACAGCATCAGGGCCACCATTTTAAGGGGCTTTAAGtgataaacagacagacttTTGTCTGTTTAGTTCTTTTCCCTGGTCCATATCAAGTGCAACATATCAAATGTGCCCACAGGTACGTGCTCTGATACGATCAAATCAACAAGTCACTGCTGATTTACAAGACTATCCGTCTAAAACTTGTGGTAAACAAACAGAACTGCTTAATCTAATCGCATTGCTTGtgacatttttgtttactttaggAGACGCATCTCTGTGAAGACTGCGGCCCGGTGACCGTGAATGCCACATTGTTCTGGGACGCAGATGCGATCTActcagattctctctctctctcccctctggCCTACCCCTCCTTCTTCACCCCTCCATCGCTTCTCTTCGAGTCTCGGTGACAGGCTGTTGAGACTGAGACGTATGTTAAgggcaaaaagagagagacatggcTGCTCACGCTTCACCTGCAGCCCTGATGGAGTGGAGTCACTGAGCTGTGCTATCTCCCCATCTGCAGCCTAGGCCTGCATTCAGCCACCACTGAATGGAAACGATGGCTCGTTCCAGgcaggagagaagaaaaaaggaaggccGGAGACTGGCTAATATGAGAGGATCGCATTCTATAAAGCAAAGCCAGTGACGACCTTTGAAGGCCTCACGGCTCCAAACCTGGTCTTGAACTCAAGAGACAGGTTCAAGGAAACCTTTCAATGTAGTGAACTCAGGAAAGTAGAGGAAAGACAGGACATAAATTGCCGAGCTGGGCTGGAGCCGCTTTTTCCCTTTTCATGAAAGCCAGTTAAGACTATTAGTGACAGAATGGAgttaaaaacaactttaaaaaattacaaattgaATCTTGCCTTTTACGAATCTTTGCCTTTTAAGAATGAAAAAATGTGAATTCTACTGAAACTACCTTCTCATATTTAAGCTGCGTGATTAGCATTTTAGTAAAATTTAGTATCAGACTTTCCAGAATTCTCAACAGTCATATTTTATAGTTGCACTGTATTATCTCTGAAACTTTAGAAACTAGAATACACAGATATTTAAATGCTGTAAGTGTGTAATTATTTATGGTGAATTACATTAACATAATCTTGGTTTGATATTTAAGAATTTGAAAAAgttatgaagtgttttataGACAGTCGTGCTGTcaggctgtaaaaaaaaatcgggACTTCTATTTCCAGATTCCTATTAATTGTTTAATGATTTAGACAAAAATGCCTTTTACTCACCTCGAGCACAATTTGTCATGTAAACGATATCAAAAAGAGCAAGAACAATCCACAGAAGCTCCATGATGTCTGCAAGAAAGACTTTGGTTTTCTCGAATCTGTGTGAAAAAAGCATGAACATATTTTTTCAGTGAGTAAAGAAAATCATGTTGTTAATACGGGTGCAAAATTAAGACCAGTTACACTTGGAGGAAATGATTTGTAACAGactaaaaaagtcaaaaagactTCTAACTACATTATAGTGTTGTTATAACAAGCTTTCAATGGATTTAAGCAACAAGGTATTAAATAATAGGGGGTGAGGGGTATCCTAGTGCTTAAGGTGCTGggctactgaccagaaggtcatgagttcgaatcccaggcccttaacctttaattgctcagttgtatacaattgaaatgaattgtaagtaactctggataaaggtgtctgctgtgaatgtaaataacaaATGGAGATTAGTCACTAGCAACACCAGTGTGAAGACTAAGCCCTAGGATAGTTTCAAGTAAGGGTttctaacaaaaacaatcaaaaatagACTCACCACAATTTAATCCTCAGTGCTGATAAAATCTCAGGCTCACATTTTTCCAGGCAAATGAAGTTTGGTTTATTCAGTGTTTTACTGCCAGAAGTATCCAAAAATCCATGAAACAGAATAATCCAAAGTTACAGAGTCTTCTTTTCGCGTTAGAGCACAAAGATTATTAAAGCTTTAAGCTCTTTTTAATTggtgatatatatatgtaaatatgtatatatatatatatgtaaataaagcaCGCACTGATTTTGGCTGTCAGTCTCGCGCGCACGGTAACCGGAGGCTACAAGCGTGCAAATATAACGTAGAGATTCAGAGATCTGTTCTACTTTCGCTCTGCTCCAGAGAAATCTTATAACTGAGATAACCGCACTCCTGCTAACCCAAAACCCAAGccaaataaacagtaaaagttAGCACTCGACTCCTCGAGCTGAAGTTACCGTTAACTGGTTATTTAGCCCCGCAGCAGCAGCACGAGCTCCCGTCACACTGCATTGTAAAGTCCCCACGACGCCCCGCCCCCGCTGGAacttttaaccaatcagagcgCTGTGAGTTATAAACACGTTATTTATAGTCGATAGTAGAGTATGGCCGAATCCCAAATCACTTCCTATTGGAAATATGATGCACTGCCTGGTCCAGAAGAAAAAGTTCCTCTTTATATCAAATTTTGTGCATTGTATaacctctttctttctattgCATAACTTACAATCTAAAAACTGTATAtagttttggtttgttttctagCACTTCATGACGGTTGAACACTTACTgctcataaataaaataaataaataaattgtaccaCATAAAAATTGTGCTATAATTCAACTAAAATTCAATCATATGTTTTTGGGCACacggaaaaaagaaaacaagaaaagaaaaccacaaCAAGGGAAACACGACGTTTGCTAATTGTAATCAATATAGACAGACTATTATaagtttctttctccttttcattCCTGATAGATTTGTACAATATTAAGGTCAGGACCTGACTGGTATTAGGACTGTAATAGGTTAAAAGCAGAGGcattgacagaaaaaaacaggtaCAGCTAGTTTTGTACCATTATAGTTGAAGTCTAGCAGAGCAACCAGCTTAACTGTTTACTTTCTCACGGCACACAGCGCCATCTTGTGGTGCttccaagcagacagacagcacacacacacacacacacacacacacacacacacacacactcactcactcacacacacgcacacacacacacacacctggtacctgggtgttcacatcacaccggacctgtctttgtcctgtcacatcaacaccctggtgaagaaggcccggcacctctgagagcgtcctgacgggtagcatcacctcctggatcgggaacagcaccatgcaagACTCTCGAGCCCTCtagagggtggtgcggtcagctgaacgtaccatccacaccgagctccctgacctgcaggacatctacagcacgcggtgccggaccagagccaggaagattgtaaaggatctcagccatcaCAACAacggactcttttctttgttgcgttcagggaaacgcttccgctccctgaaagcaaacagagagaatgaggagaagcttcttcccgcaggccattcggagtctaaaccaggaaacacccaggatctagtactggacctctctctccatcgtcactgtttttatgcacacctttttttgcactgacactttaactctagacTTTCACTTTAACTCTGAACTTTGGACTGCCattgtcactttaactctggacttgcacagcacagtgccactttatacactatatacaccatttacacaccatactgcacctgggcactttaaggacaatctttaaaaaccatacacatttatgtatatacattatttttgcacttatattttcatattttatatagttttttatatagtttatatactttttatttatctatctccttttttttttttttatcctaaattaattcattcatcttctaccgcttatccttatcgggtcacggggagcctgtgcctatctcaggcgtcattgggcatcaaggcaggatacaccctagacggagtgccaacccatcgcagggcacacacacactctcattcacgcaatcacacactagggacaattttccagagatgccaatcaacctaccatgcatgtctttggaccggaggaagaaaccggagtacccggaggaaacccccaaggcacggggagaacatgcaaactccacacacacaaggtggaggcgggaatcgaaccccgaccctggaggtgtgaggcgaacgtgctaaccactaaggtttcctccgggtactccggtttcttcccccggtccaaagacatgcatggtaggttgattggcatctctggaaaattgtccctagtgtgtgattgcgtgaatgagagtgtgtgtgtgccctgcgatgggttggcacccccttatcctaaattgcattccttttttttcttttttttttttttttaatgcttatataccggagagatgtaaaaagcatttcactgcatgttgtacactgcatgtatgtgtatgtgacaaataaaatttgatttgatttgatttgacacagacatacacacactcactctctcacacacacacacacacacacagacatcagaaccagaaagagctttattgccaggtatgttttcacatgcgaggaatttgttttagtgacagaagctccacagtgtaacagaatgacatatacaatatactgtatatacaatttgtatgtacaaatgtgaaatgtgcaattgaaatataaatagcatgtgctttaagtaaataatgtgtaagaatagtgttgcGTGTTCCgcgtatgttaagtgttcatcagatggattgcctgagggaagaaactgttcctatatccggtcgttctggtgctcagggccctgtagcgtcgaccagatggcaacagtgtgtgtgtgatttggtagctgagctgaaccaaacagtaattgaggtgcagaggatggattcaatgatggcagtgtagaactgtttcagcagatcctgtggcaggttgaacttcctcagctggcgaatgaagtacaacctctgctgggcctttttcacaatggagtctatgtgaatgttccacttcaggtcctgggagattgtggttcccaggaatctgaatgactccactgctgtcaccaagctgtccatgatggtaagTGGGGTTAGAGcagggggtttctcctgaagtccactatcatctccactgtcttgggCGTGTTcggctccaggttgttaagactgcaccagacagccagttgttcaacctccagtctgtaggcaaactcgtcaccgtcctggatgaggccaatcagtgtggtgtcgtctgcaaacttcaggagcttgacagaggggtcattagaggtgcagacATTTGTatacagggagaagagcagtggggataGGACACAACCCTGCTGGACttgagttttcccagtcgcattagctgctgcctgtctgtcagaaagctggtgatccactgacagacagaggagggcatggagagctgggttaatttgggctggaggAGTCATGGGatgatacatacacacacagctttctgcAGATTTTGGTATAGGAAAAGTTCTCCCTGAAATGTACTAAATGTGtttactctaaaaaaaaaagaggtgccCTTTACTATTCTGGTACTATAATGTTACTTAATGCTGTGGCTTTGTTCTTGGTGTGAAAATTCTGTTATTCGTTACTGGGTGCCACAGTGACGCCACAGGAGGACATTGCTAGTGCAGTgctaacattttacagaaatacaatATATTGCCAAATGTTTTGAGACGTCtgcctttacacacacattaactttAGGGCCCAAACTTTGTAGCTATAACAGTTTCGACTCTTATGGTAAGGCATAAAAGGTTCTACAAGGTTTAAGACTTTGTTTTTTGGAGATATTTGACCACTCACTAGAAACCCATTTGTGATGTCTGGCACTGATGTTGGACGAGAAGGCCTGGCTTAAGTCTCCTCcctaattcatcccaaaggtgttctagCAGGTTGAAATCAGGGCTCTGACCAGGCCAGTCAAGTCGCTTAACCATGTCTTTATGTACCTTGCTTTGTACACTAGTGTGTGGTCATGTTGGAGAAGACCATCCCCAAACTGTTTCCATGAAGTTGGGAGCATGAAGTTATCCAAAATATCTTGGTATGCTGAAGCATTAAGAGTTCCTTTTACTGGAACAAAGGCACCAAACCCAACCCCTAAAAAACAACCCCACAGCATATTCCCCCCTCCACTAAACATTAAATGTGGCACAATGCATTCAGGCAAGTACCGTTCTTCTAGCAAGTACCGTTCTTCTCGCCAAACTCGTCCAACAGATTGCCAGACAGAGAAGCGTGGTTCTTCACTCCAGAGAGCATGTTCTAGTGTCCAGTGGTGGCATGCTTCACACCACTTGGTGATGTAAGGCTGGGATGCAGTTGCTTGGCCATGTAAACCCATTCTGTTAAGCTCTCTACACTGTTCTTGAGCTAATCTGAAGGCCACATGAAGTTTGATGGTCTGTAGCTATTGCCTGCAGAAAGTTGGTGACTTCTACACACTGTGCACCTCAGCATCATCTGACCTCACACTGTGATTTTACATGGCCTACCACTTTGTGGCCAAGTTATTGTTATTCCTAATGGCTTGAATTCACTTTTTTGAATCGGAGTTCCTAAAAGTGACCCATTCTTTCTAAAATCTTTGTAGAAGGAGTCTGTACACACAGGTGCTTGATTTTATACACCGGTTtccattaaaaaacaacaaaaaaaaaacaacaacccaaaaGTTTCTCATGCATCATTTTCTACCTAATTTGTGGTCCAACATGAAAAAGATAGATATCGAACAGCTACACACTCACATTACAGCaatttttgtgttcatttaattAGCAATCGATAACACAATAAGCAAAGTCAAGAATGATGGATGAAAACGACAGTATTTTTAAACTTTGGGGCCTAGAACACTTGAGTTAACAGTACAGATAAGAAGAGCTAAACAGACTAAAGTACTGCTGCATTGCTCTTGTTTAAACAGACATGAAGTCAAGTGGTGCCACCTTCAGAAGCTAGTGGAGTGGTGTGAGCAATGTAGAAAACCattaacaaaagcaaaatagaaATTGGTATGCAAGTCAGGCAGAGAGAATTGTTCCTTCAGAAAGGTGAAATCAGATCACCTGCTAGTTGTAGTCATTCTTATCCTTAAATCACATTCATGGAAATGATTGTACAACATGCtgaatttttcttttccccaacacagaaacacattaataaaacataaagctGCAAGTTGTATCATTTCACATATTAAATTACCATAaggaacacagaaacaaagCTTGTGATCTCTCCTCAGCTCACCAGTAATTTTTCTAAACAAGTGAACTGACGGCATTACGACCATTTATTGGAATAAGCTTAGAATCTACACATTCCTTACTGTTAACTTACTAGATCTTTGTACAGtcatacatacaaatatttacagtgAATGGATtcatggaacaaaaaaaaaataaaaaaaatcaattgcaCACAGCTTTTACAATAAATTGCAATCACATAACCTAAAAGCAGTTGGCAAAGTCATTCGGTCTGAAGGTGAAACTGTTGAGCTGTTACACGTCATAGGGACAATGATCTGGGCAGTAAGCAGCAGAGTGCACCGAATATTTCATTAAGCATTAATTTTACTTTGTCCTAAGAACTATACACAAGATGCACTCTGTCTAGAGATTCCTGTAAAATACAGTTAAAGCACATCACGCCACCAATATTTTAGTGTGAATGTACCATTAAAAGCAATACTTTACAAAAGGACTTAACTGCTTTCAGGTCCATGGTCAGATTTGATCTTTGTGGACATAAGCCCACAAATGCATGATGCGTAGAAGCTCAGGTGATGTACCATGCCAGCTTTAAGGAAAGAATTTGTCAGAGACGGATAAACCGTCTGGTTATGCAGGACAAAGAAACCGTGACATCCCTTTCTGTCTCAGATATAGATAGGGTGATACTGTTTATAAGTAAGTTTCTTCCTGCACGTGGGGCAGTTGTGCGCCCGGGCGAGGGAGTCACGGATGCACTGGCTGCAGAACAGGTGGCCACACTTGGTAGAGACCATAAGCCGTCCACTCTCGATGATCTGGAAAAGATTAAGACAGAGGCTCAGGTTAGAAGCACGGTTACTCTGAATCACTTGTACTTTTAATATTTCACCAcagttgtgtgtaaatatttgagCTAACCAAAATCTTTCTGCCTCATTTACTAATGTTTCATATGCTGATCACCATAAAATGCAAAGCATGTTCCAGACACAGCTTATTTGCAATtttggtcacacacacaaaaatccaTGAGCTCAAGTGCACAGAAAGACCTTGACGAGAGAACAATTAGGTTGAAGCGGAAGGCATTTTGACACTTCTgtgccaataaaaaaaaaaaaaatttaatatataaaatacaaaataacagGCTAGTACCAAATCAGGCATGAAATAAATGAGGCATTTATCAATAGTCTAAGCCGTACTGCTTCTTTAGACATTAATTGGGATTTAAAATCTTGGTTAAATTAGTCACTGAACAAGGGAACTAGTATGAGGATTTTTGCTcaggataaaggcatctgctaaatgatgtaaacttaataaaaacaggcatattaaacacattaaaaaagtaaatctgACAGACAACCATAATACATCACATGACAACCAGAACAAATGCTACTGCAAGGAACACAATGTATAAGGCTGCAGTCATGAAGCATGCTTTTTAAATGCAAGCCTTAGTCCCAAACCCCTTAAGAAAATAACAGCGGATTATTTTCTCCTAGTAGTGCAAGTGATTAATGTTTACTTATATTtactgtcatcatttactcaaaaaataaaaataactttacTCAGAAAGTAGTAGACAAACaacaattatacaaataaataaataaaaataggatAAAACAAtggcttaaataaaaaaaaaataaaaatcaatcatGTGTAGTTAACATTACTGAATTTGGAATCATTTTTACCTCTGCATAAGCATCCATGCACACAGGGCAGCTAACTGCTCCAGGTGTAGACCTGCACAAGGGCACACAGAGTTTCCTTGTTGGACTTCAACTGATTAAGTGATGACCGTACATATAACAGTTTTTTGCATAACATGATTGAGTAATTTGATCTCTCCAACAAACCAAAAAAGTAGAATATACTGTGGAGGTGTGGGAGAAGCAGAGCAGTTTCTGTAACTGACAAACTATGGCGCATTAGTGGGGGTTACTAGCTTCAAGCAGTCTATccttcatttatatttcaaacatttaCTGTAGAATTAGGAGACagtacttaaataaaaaaaaataaataaaaaactgatcTTAAGGGTGTTAGTCTTGAGACTCATTCGTGTGAGATGGAAAATATCAGTTAATTAAATGCAGTATGCAAATCTTTGTTTcaataatatttacacacaaaccaaaatatagtaaagtatatttattactttaaagtaataaagtaaagcccaaaaagggaaaaacaaacaaacaaacaaacacagatgcaCTTATTTGCATATGCTTATTTTAATGGATTCAACTCATCTTTGCTTATGTAGCAGAACAGAGGAAGAGCTACGAGGGCTACTCTTTGACATGAACTGGGAAATATGGAAAACATAGTGTGTGATGCATGTCATTTGAGATGTAGCTAGAAGCGctaacaatttaaataaataaataaataaaaataaataaaggagagaaaagggaaaagaacAAACACAAGAGTTCTTAAAGCCCTACCCTGATGTAACGAGGTTTACCTGGCTCTTGCACTTGCATGTAACGATGACAGAAGAGCTGGATTGAGACTCTGACTCGGCTCTTCCTCATCATCGCTACTCAGCACATAACTCTCTGTGCCCTGCATACGTCTGCTCTGTGTACCTTCCAAAGCAAGAACACTGactaaattttaaaataacataacTGATTGAATATGccacaaacaacaaaaatcatGGTatactaattaataaataaatgttacataaaagtcaatatgaaaaaaaaaaagcccatgtTTCACATGTACAGGGCAAACGGTCTGAACAAGGAGGTTTATTACCATCATCCACAACCTGGGTGTCACACGGTGATCAGCATGATTAAACAGGAGAAATGGggagaagacaaaaaaacaaaaaacaaatacaagcaTTCAATAAAATGAGCCATACTGGCATGTTGATGGACATCACAAAAGTAAAGCCATGAATTAGTAAGGACAAACTCACCACCACGGAATCATTGTTTGTGAGATCAACCACAGCTGGCTCAGATCCTTCACAGGTTAAGTCTACTACCTCTTCACCTAGAACAAGAAGGGAAATAAAGTGGATAAGTGAGAAGGGGCAGTTAAAATGGACACAATTCCCAATCAAGTTTAGTCCTTCTTGTTTCTAATTTGTATGCTAGAAAATGACCTTTAATGACTATTCAAGAAGtacacacacaagaaacatcTTGATGACAAGCTTAAAGAAAGCTattgataaaatatatatttcagacatttgaccTTGCCTGGATCAATTTCAACATGTAATCAGTTAATCTGCAATCATCACCAAGCTGAGAGGCTAAAAATGGAGAACTTCCTTTAGCTGGGTAACAACATGGAGTACACCTTTTTGTATGTAACTTGACATTTCTGACAGGATAGAGAACAAACTGAGGCAGTAGTTTGCTCAGTGGTTAGGGGATTGGATAACGGATTTAAAAAGGTACCTCCAAAAGTTCCCTTTTAGACCCCTGAGCAGAACCCTCATACTTGGTTAAAAACAT
The Tachysurus vachellii isolate PV-2020 chromosome 13, HZAU_Pvac_v1, whole genome shotgun sequence genome window above contains:
- the rnf4 gene encoding RING finger protein 4 — encoded protein: MSSSTQRKRRTTSTSGSRRKSKRSRTQMSQASVETIDVLESDRLSSEEVVDLTCEGSEPAVVDLTNNDSVVVVDDGTQSRRMQGTESYVLSSDDEEEPSQSLNPALLSSLHASARARSTPGAVSCPVCMDAYAEIIESGRLMVSTKCGHLFCSQCIRDSLARAHNCPTCRKKLTYKQYHPIYI